A window of Campylobacter pinnipediorum subsp. pinnipediorum contains these coding sequences:
- a CDS encoding relaxase/mobilization nuclease domain-containing protein has product MSSIDWDKYFDELKAIRAGRTKFTKSDHKNVYFGSGRGFARSNTNFSKNNFTKQSVIKMISNLPKTSIKRCIDYALKNSIDGTAINEKGERVSSDEVMIEWSKDFGKNLNSKDAWHLMFSIKEPCSDKQKLKALEQSVKSVLGTNFTGHKYVFVTHTHQNNPHVHVVLNKRNNFTGKKIHFDSRTEIREFFDDARDAFAYALSARGLKYENKNFLDKDLKNEFNKIKSNIKLEVDDYTAKDKINDYYDKMQDKNREKYNSTAERIKTMNDDLEKLKKVNEELLKLFLLYAKKRNKKSYKLAKELKQSNKIIKDKSNKILIEIKNINKLTHEANLLNELKLANYKDRSAGLTLLENFSYNYNKLYPKNKGVSKADFENYKKVKRAIAMLRDRKDDNAKKYFDDSLIVTRMLGHNESLFKLSKKLEILDKNLYILEHSELEIDEAKEFKKRLNSNKEFITGVCEKRFEYVSKKLLKSENISKDDFLFKEYFKGVSVLSTQPNERLAKIKKEADMADKFGSRSGINKSKSKSKDDFEFRRNANRG; this is encoded by the coding sequence TTGAGTAGTATTGATTGGGATAAATATTTTGATGAATTAAAAGCTATCAGAGCTGGACGAACTAAATTTACAAAATCCGATCATAAAAATGTTTATTTTGGAAGTGGTAGAGGATTTGCAAGATCTAATACTAATTTTTCAAAAAATAATTTTACCAAACAATCAGTTATTAAAATGATTTCAAATTTACCAAAAACTTCAATTAAAAGATGCATTGATTATGCTCTTAAAAATTCTATTGACGGCACAGCTATTAATGAAAAAGGGGAGAGAGTAAGCAGTGACGAAGTGATGATCGAATGGAGCAAGGATTTTGGTAAAAATCTAAACTCAAAAGATGCATGGCATTTAATGTTTTCTATCAAAGAGCCGTGTAGTGATAAACAAAAATTAAAAGCTTTAGAGCAAAGTGTTAAAAGTGTTCTTGGTACTAATTTTACAGGACATAAGTATGTGTTTGTAACGCATACTCATCAGAATAATCCACACGTGCATGTGGTCTTAAATAAAAGAAATAATTTTACTGGCAAAAAAATTCACTTTGATAGTCGTACGGAGATTAGAGAATTTTTTGATGATGCAAGGGATGCATTTGCTTATGCCCTATCAGCTCGTGGTCTAAAATATGAAAATAAAAATTTCTTGGATAAGGATTTAAAAAACGAATTTAACAAAATAAAATCTAATATTAAGCTTGAGGTGGATGATTATACGGCTAAGGATAAAATCAACGACTATTACGATAAAATGCAAGATAAAAACAGAGAAAAATACAACTCGACTGCTGAGCGAATTAAAACTATGAATGATGATCTTGAGAAACTTAAAAAAGTCAATGAAGAGCTTTTAAAACTTTTCTTACTCTATGCTAAAAAGCGAAATAAAAAATCGTATAAACTTGCTAAAGAATTAAAACAAAGCAATAAAATTATTAAGGACAAAAGCAATAAAATTTTAATTGAAATTAAAAATATTAATAAACTAACGCATGAAGCTAATCTTCTTAACGAGTTGAAACTCGCAAACTACAAAGACCGCTCAGCTGGGCTTACTTTGCTTGAAAATTTTAGCTATAACTACAACAAGCTTTATCCAAAAAATAAAGGTGTGAGTAAGGCTGATTTTGAAAATTATAAAAAAGTTAAACGAGCCATAGCCATGCTTCGTGATAGAAAAGATGACAATGCTAAAAAATACTTTGATGATAGCTTAATCGTTACTAGGATGCTCGGTCACAATGAAAGTCTTTTTAAATTAAGTAAAAAGCTTGAGATTTTGGATAAAAATTTATACATTTTAGAACATTCAGAACTTGAGATTGATGAAGCTAAAGAGTTTAAAAAACGGCTTAATAGCAATAAAGAATTTATTACTGGTGTATGTGAGAAGCGGTTTGAATATGTTTCTAAAAAGCTTTTAAAGAGTGAAAATATAAGCAAGGATGACTTTTTATTTAAAGAGTATTTTAAGGGTGTTTCTGTGCTTAGTACCCAGCCAAATGAGCGACTGGCTAAAATCAAAAAAGAAGCAGACATGGCAGATAAATTTGGCTCTCGTAGTGGCATTAATAAATCAAAATCTAAAAGCAAAGATGACTTTGAATTTAGACGAAATGCGAACAGGGGGTAG